A stretch of Macrobrachium rosenbergii isolate ZJJX-2024 chromosome 12, ASM4041242v1, whole genome shotgun sequence DNA encodes these proteins:
- the LOC136843745 gene encoding uncharacterized protein, whose translation MSVREGTRRKKISVLHMLGTWEGKIEGCNCPSCKEYDEDQVLSGISKSPAKGAQKSVKGSKTVSKKTVIKVKTTKVVVDVGTADVFGKKHYNKKIPLKKCDDNTNFLQEFERSEECNHNDSDRKSLGVRYDYKVNDKSISRASEPLPLDVSEFQSYCNNIQETDDSSATEKESAFHKDIDLKREKFEESLRHASCEGHQVSSTQKLIILSSNQKVQSKVKQNYEDPPGDVIQIKQEPDDFLSDDEDFERDDSERLPSDETIIDSRVRKRARMVTAEVENIYAKPRMVFTGKGVVKKIEPGLDKTPKSRRGRKPSKNLSLVKVKQEPKDPEGNEDSDLDQLQKALTEAAENIDVGDDFIDALNDFDEEPQEVKVKKKTRFKMFKRVDSDGDKYIECNMCFKMLKESSMKQHYKTHTGEKPHTCDECDARFTRKGDVERHKRLVHKNQKPFKCRKCKRNFSDRKNLKLHLQNHDKAIYYACNTCRFKFGKREYYENHIRYIHPLPDGTMPLFGDVDQDIAIEQLQEIEKEEKKEKQEKEGKSRVESVYPIKREMETLDHGGEIDATEITVTENAEEHPKLRTPDKGSVHKTTTDNTQDLQNVEVSGNVSSDTSSVKNRSQEGTNITVSRGTLSFTQTVSDIGTQDEDLVNKVIADAVNQAANTIERLQTVAGANMSGNYIDLDDDDEEEDLMDDDEFQDILDSGGYDIIPVTEQKSFEQPSEIHISACVGGQKKKFIIQIPAGSNFSVQTPDGMEMIVSIVNQLCGGKGELDGPVEVVMQNSGTRTIFD comes from the coding sequence atgtcTGTACGGGAAGGGACAAGACGGAAAAAGATATCTGTGCTTCACATGCTAGGAACATGGGAAGGAAAAATTGAGGGATGCAATTGTCCATCATGCAAAGAATATGATGAAGATCAAGTATTATCAGGTATCAGTAAAAGCCCAGCAAAAGGTGCCCAAAAGAGTGTAAAAGGATCAAAGACAGtatcaaagaaaactgttatcAAAGTGAAGACAACCAAAGTTGTGGTGGATGTAGGGACTGCGGATGTTTTTGGAAAAaagcattataataaaaaaattccgcTTAAAAAATGTGATGATAATACAAATTTTTTGCAAGAATTTGAAAGAAGTGAGGAATGTAATCATAATGATAGTGATAGAAAGTCTTTAGGAGTAAGATATGACTATAAGGTGAATGATAAATCCATTTCAAGAGCTTCAGAACCTCTTCCTCTAGATGTAAGTGAATTTCAGAGTTATTGTAACAATATTCAAGAAACTGATGATTCCAGTGCAACAGAGAAGGAAAGTGCATTTCACAAGGATATTGATcttaagagagaaaaatttgaagAAAGTTTACGTCATGCAAGCTGCGAAGGACATCAGGTGAGCTCGACACAGAAACTGATTATTTTGTCTTCTAATCAGAAGGTTCAGAGTAAagttaaacaaaattatgaagaCCCTCCAGGAGATGTAATTCAGATTAAGCAAGAGCCAGATGATTTTTTATCAGATGATGAAGACTTTGAGAGAGATGATAGTGAAAGGCTTCCCAGTGATGAGACCATTATAGATTCGAGAGTTAGAAAGAGGGCAAGAATGGTGACAGCTgaagtagaaaatatatatgccaAGCCTCGGATGGTTTTCACAGGAAAGGGTGTTGTGAAGAAAATTGAACCTGGTTTAGACAAAACTCCTAAGTCTAGACGTGGAAGGAAGCCCTCTAAGAATCTTTCTCTTGTGAAAGTAAAGCAAGAGCCTAAAGATCCTGAGGGAAATGAAGACAGTGACTTAGATCAACTTCAGAAAGCGTTGACAGAAGCTGCAGAAAATATTGATGTGGGAGATGACTTCATTGATGCTCTGAATGACTTTGATGAGGAGCCACAAGAAGTTAAAGTTAAGAAGAAAACAAGATTTAAGATGTTTAAACGTGTTGATTCTGATGGTGACAAGTATATTGAATGCAATATGTGTTTCAAGATGCTTAAAGAATCATCTATGAAACAACATTATAAAACTCACACTGGAGAAAAACCTCATACATGTGATGAGTGTGATGCCAGGTTTACTAGAAAAGGAGATGTTGAAAGACACAAAAGGTTAGTACATAAAAATCAGAAGCCCTTTAAATgtagaaaatgcaaaagaaatttttctgatagaaaaaatttgaaactTCATCTTCAGAATCATGACAAAGCCATATATTATGCTTGTAATACCTGTAGGTTCAAGTTTGGGAAaagagaatattatgaaaatcacATACGATACATTCACCCACTTCCAGATGGAACTATGCCTCTCTTTGGTGATGTGGACCAAGATATTGCCATAGAACAGCTTCAggaaattgaaaaggaagaaaagaaagaaaagcaggaaaaagaagggaaaagcaGAGTTGAGTCTGTATATCCAATTAAAAGGGAAATGGAAACTCTGGATCATGGGGGGGAAATTGATGCCACAGAAATAACAGTTACCGAAAATGCAGAAGAACATCCTAAGTTAAGGACACCAGACAAGGGCAGTGTCCATAAGACTACAACAGATAACACCCAGGACTTGCAGAATGTTGAAGTAAGTGGCAATGTCAGTTCTGATACATCCAGTGTCAAGAATAGGAGTCAGGAAGGTACAAATATTACAGTTTCGAGGGGCACTTTAAGCTTTACTCAAACTGTATCAGACATAGGAACCCAAGATGAAGATTTGGTAAACAAAGTTATTGCTGATGCAGTAAACCAAGCAGCCAACACTATTGAAAGACTTCAGACAGTTGCTGGAGCAAATATGTCTGGAAATTACATTGAtcttgatgacgatgatgaagaagaagacttGATGGATGATGATGAATTTCAGGATATCTTAGACTCAGGGGGCTATGATATTATTCCAGTAACAGAGCAAAAATCCTTTGAACAGCCATCTGAAATTCACATCAGTGCTTGTGTtggaggacagaaaaagaaatttatcatacaaattcCTGCTGGAAGTAATTTCAGTGTCCAAACACCTGATGGAATGGAAATGATTGTAAGCATTGTTAACCAGCTGTGTGGTGGCAAAGGTGAATTGGATGGCCCTGTTGAAGTTGTGATGCAGAATTCAGGCACAAGGACGATCTTTgactaa